A window of the Lactuca sativa cultivar Salinas chromosome 7, Lsat_Salinas_v11, whole genome shotgun sequence genome harbors these coding sequences:
- the LOC111894548 gene encoding pentatricopeptide repeat-containing protein At3g61520, mitochondrial → MKTPISASKRYVHHLLKPHKYFTTTHLRRLSVAPDSTQPPSQEELTETAITQLKITEDWTSKTNLHHQLLSLPPQSLIKIARHLETSNKALKFFHFIHDNQSPSLSQLPLPSIFQTVIELAMREEDSVPLVDLFNLSKELKVPLTSNSAILLIRYFFNVKKVQESLQLYNELEPDAKNTNVKNTLLGLLLRFNKFEDAHKLLDEMLQPDTKFPPNETTLSVVFSVLLRWNYGKEDEKILGLIPKFGIHGVFPCNVWSTQLITRLCRSHRNDKAWELLHELIKFGKLEAGPCNALLSGLSRERNYKRINLVLNEMKENNIKPDIVTFGMLVNHLCKVHRVDDALDMLKKMKEGSDGISIKPDVILYNTVIDGLCKVGRQEEGFLLMEQMKSEHNCAPNVVTYNCLIDGFCKSGEIERAHELFDQMNKENVVPNVITINTLVDGMCKNGRISNAMEFFRKMQEEKGIKGNAVTFSTLISAFCNVNNIDRAMRLFDEMESLGSPDALAYYSLISGLTLAGRPDDAAFIASKMKKSGFLPDLLTYNTLIGGFCRKKKLDKAVEILKDMEDSNIKPDSVTYNTLISYFTQNGDFETAHKFLKQMVKDGNAPTVVTYGTLIHGHCVAGNLDEGLNLFEEMLRTSKVVPNNVIYNILIDSLCKCGKVDHALSLMDGMLEKGVRPNTTTYNAMLKGLSSRNRLKDASRLMNQMTTQACNPDYITMEILNDWFSAIGEVDKLKQFVQGFQVSPSAA, encoded by the coding sequence ATGAAGACACCAATCTCCGCATCGAAACGATACGTTCATCACCTTCTTAAACCCCATAAATATTTCACGACCACCCATCTCCGCCGCCTCTCCGTTGCACCTGATTCAACGCAACCACCTTCACAAGAAGAATTGACGGAAACCGCTATTACTCAGCTGAAGATCACCGAGGATTGGACAAGCAAGACCAATCTCCATCACCAACTCCTCTCTCTACCCCCTCAATCTCTCATCAAAATCGCTCGTCACCTCGAAACTTCAAATAAAGCTCTTAAATTTTTCCATTTCATTCATGACAACCAATCTCCGTCTCTTTCTCAACTACCGTTACCTTCAATATTCCAAACTGTTATCGAGCTAGCAATGCGTGAAGAAGATTCAGTTCCCCTTGTTGATTTATTCAACCTTTCCAAGGAACTAAAGGTCCCCCTCACCTCCAACTCAGCAATCCTGTTAATTAGATACTTTTTTAATGTCAAAAAGGTTCAAGAATCTCTGCAATTGTATAATGAATTAGAACCAGATGCGAAAAACACCAATGTGAAAAACACATTACTGGGTTTGTTGTTGAGATTTAACAAATTTGAGGATGCACACAAGCTGCTCGATGAAATGCTTCAACCAGATACTAAGTTTCCCCCCAACGAGACTACATTAAGCGTTGTCTTTTCTGTGTTGCTTAGATGGAATTATGGGAAAGAGGATGAAAAAATCCTTGGTTTGATCCCAAAATTTGGGATACATGGTGTGTTTCCCTGTAATGTTTGGTCAACTCAATTAATCACTAGGTTATGCAGGAGTCACAGAAATGATAAAGCTTGGGAATTGTTGCATGAGTTAATAAAGTTTGGCAAACTTGAAGCCGGACCATGTAATGCACTTTTATCAGGGTTGTCAAGAGAGCGAAACTACAAGAGGATAAATCTTGTGTTGAATGAGATGAAGGAGAATAACATAAAGCCAGATATTGTCACCTTCGGGATGTTAGTGAATCACCTGTGCAAAGTTCATAGGGTAGACGATGCATTAGATATGCTTAAAAAGATGAAGGAAGGAAGTGATGGAATCTCCATAAAACCAGATGTGATTCTTTACAACACTGTAATCGATGGTTTATGCAAAGTGGGTAGGCAAGAAGAAGGTTTCTTGTTAATGGAACAAATGAAATCAGAACATAATTGTGCTCCAAATGTTGTAACCTACAACTGTTTGATAGATGGGTTTTGTAAATCGGGTGAAATCGAACGTGCACATGAGCTTTTTGATCAAATGAACAAAGAGAATGTTGTTCCAAATGTGATTACAATAAACACTTTGGTAGATGGAATGTGTAAAAATGGAAGAATCAGTAACGCAATGGAGTTCTTTAGAAAAATGCAAGAAGAAAAGGGTATAAAAGGAAACGCAGTTACTTTTTCTACATTGATTTCTGCTTTTTGCAATGTGAATAACATCGATAGAGCAATGAGACTGTTTGATGAGATGGAGTCTTTAGGGTCTCCTGATGCACTTGCTTACTATAGTTTAATTTCTGGTTTGACTCTAGCTGGAAGACCAGATGATGCTGCTTTTATTGcttcaaaaatgaaaaaatccGGATTTTTACCTGATCTTTTAACCTACAACACTTTAATCGGTGGGTTTTGTAGAAAAAAGAAACTTGACAAAGCAGTTGAGATTCTTAAAGACATGGAAGATTCCAACATCAAACCTGATTCTGTCACCTACAATACTCTAATTTCTTACTTCACCCAAAATGGTGACTTTGAAACTGCTCATAAGTTCTTGAAACAAATGGTAAAAGACGGAAATGCCCCTACAGTAGTGACGTATGGTACTCTTATCCATGGGCATTGCGTGGCTGGGAATCTTGATGAGGGTTTAAATCTTTTTGAGGAAATGCTTAGAACATCAAAGGTTGTTCCtaataatgttatatataatatcTTGATTGATTCTCTTTGCAAATGTGGGAAAGTTGATCATGCTCTTTCATTAATGGATGGGATGTTAGAGAAAGGTGTTAGACCAAATACTACAACATATAATGCGATGCTGAAAGGGCTTTCAAGTAGAAATAGGTTGAAAGATGCAAGTAGGCTTATGAATCAGATGACAACTCAAGCTTGTAATCCAGATTACATTACTATGGAGATTTTGAATGATTGGTTTTCTGCAATTGGTGAAGTTGACAAGTTGAAGCAGTTTGTGCAAGGATTTCAAGTGTCTCCTTCTGCTGCTTAA